In a single window of the Zea mays cultivar B73 chromosome 5, Zm-B73-REFERENCE-NAM-5.0, whole genome shotgun sequence genome:
- the LOC100283308 gene encoding chloroplast channel forming outer membrane protein isoform 2 (isoform 2 is encoded by transcript variant 2): protein METSLRLRSGGGLRIHAKEKLPLGHSSLLQAHAELDLHTSPAGVTTPSYLALFVRHFYSQLSANLGAGVQLHNGDDLAYSFRAKKAVLFKPDNGFLGLNLKGRLLTDKELKPTKTTGSVELAWTILDLKQGQDVRLKVGYELCDKDRRTGAVIGTGRCRSTAPRLYILDSLRLT from the exons ATGGAGACCTCGCTGCGCTTGCGCAGTGGCGGCGGCCTCCGCATCCACGCCAAGGAGAAGCTGCCCCTCGGCCACAGCTCGCTGCTGCAG GCTCATGCGGAGCTCGACCTCCACACAAGCCCCGCCGGAGTTACTACCCCGAGTTATCTCGCTCTCTTTGTCAGGCACTTCTACTCGCAG CTATCAGCCAATCTCGGAGCTGGCGTCCAGTTGCACAACGGCGATGACCTCGCCTACAGTTTTCGCGCCAAGAAGGCCGTCCTGTTCAAACCAGATAATGGGTTCCTAGGTCTGAACCTTAAAGGGCGCCTACTTACCGATAAAGAGTTGAAGCCG ACGAAGACAACTGGATCCGTTGAACTGGCATGGACCATACTTGACTTGAAACAGGGCCAAGACGTAAGGCTCAAAGTTGGTTACGAATTGTGTGACAAG GATCGTCGCACAGGGGCTGTGATTGGGACTGGTCGTTGCCGTAGCACTGCTCCTCGCCTCTACATCCTCGACAGCTTGCGCCTTACTTAG